From a region of the Hemitrygon akajei chromosome 16, sHemAka1.3, whole genome shotgun sequence genome:
- the LOC140740179 gene encoding lysophosphatidic acid receptor 2-like translates to MGSCHYNLTIPLFYKSAGKDLTDRWRTKDVLVVTLGLSVCVIVILANSLVIAAIALNRRFHQPIFYLLANLAATDFFSGVAYTYLMFHTGPRTAELTVHTWFLRQGLIDTSLTASVANLLAVAVERHQTVFQMQLHSNMSNQRVTFLIVCIWITAILMGLIPQMGWNCVCDLDTCSRMAPLYSRSYLVFWAISNLVIFCVMLLVYMRIFCYVQHKVQRMSQHTFHSRHKETMMNLMKTVVIILSAFVICWTPGLVVLLLDGVDCKTCNVLMVEKYFLLLAELNSLFNPLIYSFRDNEMRQTFKHILCLPWRRGTSFTTTSNRAHILMQKVPSPNTNTDSQGVNSTV, encoded by the exons ATGGGGAGCTGCCACTACAACCTGACCATCCCCCTCTTCTACAAATCAGCCGGCAAAGACTTGACTGACAGGTGGCGGacgaaggatgtgctggtggttACCCTGGGCCTCTCGGTATGTGTGATAGTCATACTGGCCAACTCGCTGGTCATCGCGGCCATAGCCCTGAACCGCCGCTTCCACCAGCCCATCTTCTACCTGCTGGCCAACCTGGCTGCCACGGACTTCTTCTCCGGCGTGGCCTACACGTACCTCATGTTCCACACGGGCCCGCGCACCGCGGAGCTGACGGTGCACACCTGGTTCCTGCGGCAGGGGCTGATCGACACCAGCCTGACGGCCTCTGTCGCCAACTTGCTGGCAGTCGCCGTGGAGCGCCACCAGACCGTCTTCCAGATGCAGCTGCACAGCAACATGAGCAACCAGCGCGTGACCTTCCTCATCGTCTGCATTTGGATCACCGCCATCCTGATGGGGCTCATCCCCCAGATGGGCTGGAACTGCGTGTGCGACCTGGACACCTGCTCGCGGATGGCTCCCCTCTACAGCCGCAGCTACCTGGTCTTCTGGGCCATCTCCAACCTGGTCATCTTCTGTGTGATGTTGCTGGTGTACATGCGAATCTTCTGTTACGTCCAGCACAAAGTGCAAAGGATGTCCCAGCACACGTTCCACTCCAGGCACAAGGAGACCATGATGAACCTCATGAAAACGGTCGTCATCATCCTGA GTGCGTTTGTCATCTGCTGGACGCCGGGGCTGGTGGTCCTGCTCTTGGACGGGGTGGACTGCAAGACATGCAATGTGCTGATGGTGGAGAAGTATTTCCTGCTGCTGGCGGAGCTCAACTCCCTGTTCAACCCGCTGATCTACTCGTTCCGGGACAACGAGATGCGGCAGACCTTCAAGCACATCCTGTGCCTCCCCTGGCGCAGGGGCACCAGTTTCACCACCACCAGCAACCGGGCACATATCCTGATGCAGAAGGTGCCCTCTCCGAACACGAACACTGACTCGCAGGGCGTGAACTCCACGGTGTAG